A window of the Miscanthus floridulus cultivar M001 chromosome 14, ASM1932011v1, whole genome shotgun sequence genome harbors these coding sequences:
- the LOC136504078 gene encoding uncharacterized protein, protein MAIPNYTYLKLKMPGPNGVITMSSVFSHAFACDREHYELATVVVNSSELPRLGESLVPAAPDFNQPTPSSAFRPLEETKTVGIDPVDPSKMVRIGTQLPTK, encoded by the coding sequence atggcaatccccaactacacctacctcaagctaaaaatgccaggaccaaacggcgtcatcaccatgagcagcgtGTTTTCACATGCCTTCGCGTGCGACCGTGAAcactatgagctcgccactgtggtcgtcaactcgtccgagctcccacgGCTCGGGGAATCGTTGGTTCCGGCGGCCCCAGACTTTAACCAACCAACTCCCTCGTCGGCCTTccgcccgctcgaggaaaccaagacggtgggaatcgaccccgtCGACCCATCCAAGATGGTTcgaatcgggacccagctcccaaCCAAATAg
- the LOC136504079 gene encoding probable receptor-like protein kinase At5g20050 translates to MEMEPREPARQLEAVLQLQVQQTPFRIQDMPKEFSSDEIQSITQDFGNRIGHGASAQVFRGSLDDGTAVAVKRIHMHSGRTEAGEEEFRREVSIIANVHHRSLVRLLGYCLQHGGGLYLVYPFFENGSLDRWIFNRSDEQRRLLTWPKRLCIAVDVARVLAYLHKDCHRRILHLDIKPGNILLDGDLRAHVSDFGISLCITRDLTSVINTRGRGTFGYMAPEMLVNAVSDRSDVFSYGMTLLELIGGHRNFDPSSSAAPDPNIARNLRERMAQGEHMELVDAAMAVAVDDEEAVKTVVKAALCCIQHERDMRPSMQNVVDMLEGRVAVNFPPEAHRPSSSVVNLSEPHSISEHAVIDMHGG, encoded by the coding sequence ATGGAAATGGAGCCACGTGAACCGGCACGGCAACTAGAAGCAGTGCTTCAACTCCAAGTCCAACAGACCCCATTTCGCATACAAGACATGCCAAAGGAATTCTCAAGCGATGAAATCCAATCCATAACGCAAGACTTCGGAAACAGGATAGGTCATGGCGCCTCCGCCCAAGTCTTTCGTGGGAGCCTTGATGACGGCACGGCCGTGGCCGTCAAGCGCATACATATGCACAGTGGGCGCACCGAGGCCGGCGAAGAAGAATTCAGAAGAGAGGTCTCCATCATCGCCAACGTGCACCACCGCAGCCTTGTGCGCCTCCTCGGCTACTGCCTCCAGCATGGGGGTGGCCTCTACCTGGTCTACCCCTTCTTCGAGAACGGGTCACTGGACAGGTGGATCTTCAACCGCAGTGACGAGCAAAGGCGCCTCTTGACTTGGCCAAAGAGGTTGTGCATCGCCGTCGATGTGGCCAGAGTGCTTGCGTACCTCCACAAAGACTGCCACCGGCGGATCCTGCACCTCGACATCAAGCCGGGCAACATCCTGCTTGACGGTGACCTCCGCGCGCATGTCTCCGACTTTGGTATCTCTCTCTGCATCACCCGGGACCTGACCAGCGTCATCAACACACGCGGGAGGGGCACCTTCGGCTACATGGCACCGGAGATGCTCGTCAATGCGGTGTCGGACAGGTCTGACGTGTTCAGCTACGGCATGACGCTTCTCGAGCTCATCGGCGGACACCGGAACTTCGATCCCTCGTCGTCGGCAGCGCCTGACCCGAACATCGCGCGGAACTTGCGGGAGAGGATGGCGCAAGGCGAGCACATGGAGTTGGTGGACGCAGCCATGGCGGTGGCTGTAGACGATGAGGAGGCGGTGAAGACGGTGGTGAAGGCGGCACTCTGCTGCATCCAGCACGAGCGGGACATGAGGCCAAGCATGCAAAATGTGGTGGATATGCTCGAAGGCCGGGTCGCCGTTAATTTCCCGCCGGAGGCCCATCGTCCATCATCTTCTGTTGTAAATTTATCGGAGCCACATTCGATTTCGGAGCACGCCGTCATCGACATGCACGGTGGGTGA